Proteins encoded within one genomic window of Bacteroidota bacterium:
- a CDS encoding glutamine synthetase III, which produces MRFKALELIESRKPLEVKPPQRLSDIFAINVFGDENMKAHLSKEAYNAIKDSIKNGSSVDRKYADQIATAMKQWAISMGCTHYTHWFQPLTGTTAEKHDSFFEPDSNGKAMEKFSGNALVQQEPDASSFPSGGIRNTFEARGYSAWDPSSPAFLIDNPSGKTLCIPTIFVSYTGEALDYKAPLLKALNALEEVTVDICRSYFDRDVRRAHASLGIEQEYFLVDEALHNARPDLVLTGRTLLGHAPAKGQQLEDHYFGSIPERIHSYMVDVECEAIKLGIPLKTRHNEVAPAQYECAPMYEEVNLAIDHNQLLMDIMERIARKHSLKVLLHEKPYAGVNGSGKHNNWSIITDTGVNLLSPGKTPKNNLQFLTFFINTIKAVHDHADLLRASIAHAGNDHRLGANEAPPAIMSVFIGSQLTKVLNDFKKEYNKIGRPRLEQDLKLQIKKIPEILLDNTDRNRTSPFAFTGNKFEFRAVGSSANCANCMIVLNTIVAQQLKEFKAEVEQLMKDGEASQNNAIITILRKYQTKSKRILFEGNGYSDEWVKEAEERGLSNIKTTPKALDAYMSKASKKLFASSGVFSERELEARHEIMLETYVKKIQIESRVLGEIATTQVIPVALKYQTELAKNIEALKNAGLKAEHYKTQMDMVVGISNHIKSIKTAVDDMTEARRVTNNVEDMHKRAIDYCDKVRPYLDLIREHADELEFIVEDKMWVLPKYRELMFAR; this is translated from the coding sequence ATGCGTTTCAAAGCCCTAGAACTTATCGAGTCACGTAAACCACTCGAAGTAAAACCTCCACAAAGACTGAGCGATATTTTTGCCATCAATGTATTTGGCGACGAGAATATGAAAGCACACTTAAGCAAAGAAGCTTATAATGCCATTAAAGATTCTATTAAAAACGGTTCCTCCGTCGACCGAAAGTATGCTGACCAAATTGCTACTGCCATGAAGCAATGGGCTATATCAATGGGTTGTACGCATTATACACATTGGTTCCAACCTCTTACGGGCACTACAGCCGAGAAACATGATTCATTCTTCGAGCCCGATTCAAACGGTAAAGCTATGGAGAAATTTAGTGGGAATGCCTTGGTGCAGCAAGAACCCGATGCATCCAGTTTTCCCAGTGGCGGGATTCGTAATACTTTCGAAGCCCGCGGCTATTCAGCATGGGATCCTTCGTCGCCAGCTTTTTTAATTGACAATCCCAGTGGTAAAACATTATGTATTCCTACCATATTTGTAAGTTATACTGGCGAAGCTCTCGATTATAAAGCACCTTTGCTCAAAGCATTGAACGCCCTTGAAGAAGTTACTGTTGATATTTGCCGCAGCTATTTCGACCGTGATGTGCGTAGGGCTCATGCATCGTTGGGTATAGAGCAAGAATATTTTTTGGTGGACGAAGCCTTGCACAATGCCCGCCCCGATTTGGTATTAACAGGCCGCACACTTTTGGGACATGCCCCTGCCAAGGGACAACAATTGGAAGACCATTACTTTGGTTCCATCCCTGAGCGTATTCATAGTTATATGGTAGATGTGGAATGCGAAGCCATTAAACTGGGCATCCCTTTAAAAACCCGACATAATGAAGTAGCTCCCGCACAGTATGAGTGTGCTCCTATGTATGAAGAAGTGAATTTAGCAATAGACCACAACCAATTGTTGATGGATATTATGGAACGCATTGCACGCAAACATAGCCTAAAAGTATTGCTGCACGAGAAACCCTATGCAGGAGTAAATGGCTCGGGCAAGCATAACAATTGGAGTATTATAACAGATACAGGGGTGAACTTATTATCACCTGGCAAAACACCCAAGAACAATTTGCAGTTCCTTACTTTCTTTATCAATACTATTAAAGCCGTTCACGACCATGCAGATTTGTTGAGGGCTTCCATTGCCCATGCGGGTAACGACCACAGGCTAGGAGCCAACGAAGCACCACCTGCTATCATGTCGGTATTTATTGGTAGCCAACTTACCAAAGTATTGAACGACTTTAAAAAAGAATATAATAAAATAGGTCGCCCTCGTTTAGAGCAAGACTTAAAACTTCAGATAAAAAAGATACCCGAAATACTATTAGACAATACGGACAGAAACCGCACCAGTCCTTTTGCGTTTACGGGAAATAAATTTGAGTTTAGGGCAGTGGGCAGTAGTGCCAATTGTGCCAATTGTATGATAGTACTAAATACTATTGTTGCACAACAACTCAAGGAATTTAAAGCAGAGGTGGAGCAACTAATGAAAGACGGAGAGGCCAGCCAAAACAATGCTATCATTACCATCTTGCGTAAGTACCAAACTAAAAGCAAACGGATATTGTTTGAAGGAAATGGGTATAGCGATGAGTGGGTGAAAGAAGCCGAAGAACGTGGATTGAGCAATATTAAAACTACCCCAAAAGCCTTGGATGCTTATATGAGCAAAGCATCAAAAAAATTATTTGCCAGTAGTGGGGTATTCAGCGAACGTGAGCTGGAAGCCCGCCACGAAATTATGCTAGAAACTTATGTGAAAAAAATACAGATAGAAAGTCGTGTATTGGGCGAAATAGCCACCACACAGGTAATTCCTGTCGCATTAAAATACCAAACCGAGCTTGCCAAAAATATTGAGGCACTTAAAAATGCAGGTCTAAAAGCAGAACATTATAAAACACAAATGGATATGGTAGTAGGAATTAGCAACCATATAAAAAGTATAAAAACCGCAGTAGATGATATGACGGAAGCCCGCCGTGTGACTAATAATGTGGAAGACATGCACAAGCGTGCAATAGATTACTGCGATAAAGTAAGACCATACTTAGATTTGATACGTGAACATGCTGATGAGCTTGAATTTATAGTGGAAGATAAAATGTGGGTATTGCCAAAGTATAGGGAGTTGATGTTTGCGAGATAA
- a CDS encoding universal stress protein yields MKKGDIKRILVPVDFSETSEISLVEAMTLAKRLSAEVFILHVIESSGYYYSIFPEKSVALPSFNEVKKAVNQKMEILQGKLAKKYGVTIHPFIVNGHIDTEIIALAKKKKIDMIFMGTHGASGYKEVFIGSNAQHVVTLSNVPVITIQQKKDKAGFKNILIPIDDSLHSREKVNIAMLIAETFKSYIHLIGLPETKDEEEVNKINIKLASVEKIINDSKLGYKTTVVHGKNLAKAAIKYAKENNCDLIVINTGHESQTGIFLGALAQQIVNHSSIPVLSFKHSEDHYSADTPAFGI; encoded by the coding sequence ATGAAAAAAGGCGATATTAAAAGAATCCTTGTTCCCGTTGATTTTTCTGAAACATCAGAAATTTCCTTGGTTGAGGCCATGACGCTGGCCAAACGTTTGAGTGCAGAAGTTTTTATTCTGCATGTTATTGAATCGAGCGGTTATTACTATTCTATTTTTCCTGAGAAAAGTGTTGCACTGCCTTCATTTAACGAAGTAAAAAAGGCGGTTAATCAAAAGATGGAGATTCTACAGGGAAAACTTGCCAAAAAATATGGTGTTACCATACATCCCTTTATAGTAAATGGCCATATCGATACCGAGATTATAGCCCTTGCTAAAAAGAAAAAAATTGATATGATATTCATGGGAACCCATGGTGCATCGGGTTATAAGGAAGTATTTATAGGCAGCAATGCCCAGCATGTAGTTACGCTATCCAATGTTCCTGTTATAACCATCCAGCAAAAAAAGGACAAAGCAGGTTTCAAAAATATATTGATTCCTATCGACGATTCTTTGCATAGCCGTGAAAAAGTAAACATTGCCATGCTCATTGCTGAAACTTTTAAATCGTATATCCATTTAATCGGACTGCCCGAAACTAAGGATGAAGAGGAAGTGAACAAGATTAATATTAAACTTGCCTCAGTTGAAAAAATTATTAACGATAGCAAATTAGGTTATAAAACAACAGTAGTGCACGGAAAAAATTTGGCGAAAGCTGCTATTAAATATGCCAAAGAAAATAATTGCGATTTGATTGTGATAAACACAGGTCACGAATCGCAGACTGGAATATTTTTGGGTGCCTTGGCTCAACAGATTGTTAACCACTCTAGCATACCTGTTTTAAGTTTTAAGCATTCAGAAGATCATTATAGTGCTGATACGCCTGCTTTTGGGATTTGA